A stretch of Coregonus clupeaformis isolate EN_2021a unplaced genomic scaffold, ASM2061545v1 scaf0315, whole genome shotgun sequence DNA encodes these proteins:
- the LOC123484435 gene encoding C-type lectin domain family 4 member E-like — TMLGCFDGWRKFVCSCYFLSTEEKTWEESRQDCLKRGADLVIINSREEQEFVFNLSNGVWIGLTESVTEGTWRWVDGTPLTTPRYWGAGQPDNGGQFSGQEDCVEIYYGQDNS, encoded by the exons ggtTGTTTTGATGGATGGAGGAAGTTTGTCTGCAGTTGTTACTTCCTCTCTACTGAGGAGAAAACCTGGGAGGAGAGTAGACAGGACTGTCTGAagagaggagcagacctggtgataataaacagcagagaggaacag GAGTTTGTCTTCAACCTCAGCAATGGAgtctggattggtctgactgagTCTGTTACTGAGGGGACCTGGAGATGGGTGGACGGCACCCCACTAACCACCCCAAG GTACTGGGGGGCAGGACAGCCTGATAATGGTGGTCAGTTCTCTGGGCAGGAGGACTGTGTTGAGATATACTATGGACAAGATAACTCT